A single region of the Romeriopsis navalis LEGE 11480 genome encodes:
- a CDS encoding phage tail protein, with translation MTVAQVRHLNASSTPQSPPSRRQQTSDQPTLKITLTPLEPNKFPPAHHDRNGELDTWSTSTGSTQPQNKVALPQLCLCPGEITTLQVDLDNSHHFPGYQICLMSDALSGELQHNKIKYEIYQDIQASTHFYTDSPEHPPTKQLKVAHLPQQFFVRFFAESDFFEDPLLRSNQGESPSLNYSINLLIYTLTKVGEPQHLIASHAFELFVRPRTRYLEFLPGVYQERKFVGDFINRFLKIFEQAFDPTVQTIDNLWAYLDPLTAPRGMLPFLAEWVSWHNETDWPIEKQRQLIHQAIELYRCRGTKHGLKRYLHYYTNLPEANIKIDDKPYTGFTLNDSGVELPPSNQWSEYGYTPAITSSGTNVAILGAGQAFHFTVTLIVDRPNQYLDRQLIESIINETKPAFCTYELIITRLETELANTEPAGLITNPEDSSYD, from the coding sequence ATGACAGTTGCACAAGTCCGCCATCTCAACGCCTCCAGCACGCCCCAGTCGCCCCCATCTCGGAGGCAACAGACCTCCGACCAGCCCACACTCAAAATCACACTCACCCCGCTCGAACCCAACAAATTTCCCCCAGCTCATCACGATCGCAACGGCGAACTCGATACCTGGTCCACTTCCACGGGTTCAACCCAGCCTCAAAACAAAGTAGCTCTGCCCCAGCTCTGCCTCTGCCCCGGCGAAATCACTACCCTCCAAGTTGACTTAGATAATAGTCACCATTTTCCTGGGTACCAAATTTGTCTGATGAGCGATGCCTTATCCGGAGAACTCCAGCACAACAAAATCAAATACGAAATTTATCAGGATATTCAAGCATCCACTCACTTCTATACCGATTCCCCGGAGCACCCTCCGACGAAGCAGCTCAAGGTCGCACACTTGCCCCAGCAATTCTTCGTCCGCTTTTTCGCTGAATCAGACTTCTTTGAAGATCCATTACTACGTTCTAATCAAGGGGAATCCCCAAGTCTGAATTACTCAATCAACCTCCTCATCTACACCCTCACCAAAGTTGGTGAACCCCAGCATCTAATTGCTTCCCATGCCTTTGAACTCTTTGTCCGTCCCCGTACCCGTTACCTAGAGTTCCTGCCCGGCGTCTACCAAGAACGCAAATTTGTTGGTGATTTTATCAATCGCTTTCTCAAGATTTTCGAGCAAGCATTTGACCCTACCGTACAAACGATCGACAACCTCTGGGCCTACCTCGATCCACTCACCGCACCACGCGGGATGCTGCCATTCCTCGCCGAGTGGGTCAGCTGGCATAACGAAACCGACTGGCCGATCGAAAAGCAGCGCCAACTAATTCACCAAGCGATCGAACTATATCGCTGTCGTGGTACAAAACATGGGCTAAAACGCTACCTGCATTACTACACTAATCTCCCCGAAGCTAATATCAAAATTGATGACAAGCCCTACACTGGATTTACGCTCAACGATAGCGGTGTAGAACTCCCTCCAAGCAATCAATGGAGCGAATATGGCTATACACCAGCGATCACGTCCTCCGGGACAAACGTGGCCATCCTTGGTGCAGGCCAGGCTTTTCACTTTACAGTTACCTTAATCGTTGATCGTCCTAACCAGTACCTCGATCGCCAACTGATTGAATCCATCATCAATGAAACCAAACCCGCCTTCTGTACCTACGAACTAATCATCACCCGATTAGAAACCGAACTGGCAAATACAGAACCAGCAGGACTAATCACTAACCCGGAGGATAGTTCCTATGACTAA